The nucleotide window CGCTCCGTTATCACGGAAATATCGCCGAAGTTCACCAATTATGAGAGGAACGGCATAGGTTGAAAAGCGCACATCCATAGTGACGTCAAAGCGCTGGATAGCCTTTATCAGTCCCATTGAACCGATCTGGACGATGTCCTCATATTCGGTGCCCCTGCCGGTAAAACGTTTTGCCGCCATGCGCACCAACCCCAGATTTTCCTGAATAAGCCTGTCGGCAGCCTCTTTGCTGCCTGACTGAGCCTCTAGGATAAGGCTGTTGGTATCTGTGCTTTTTACTGCTTCAGATAATTGTTCCATACTGCCGCACTTTTCATATATTCTTGTTTGATATGTACTTTTCCATGACAACTCTCGTGCCTCTGCCGGGTTTGGATGTCACTCGGAGCTTGTCCATAAACGTCTCCATGATGGTAAACCCCATTCCGGAACGTTCCTCTTCTGCAGAGGTCGTATAGCATGGCTCCATCGCCTTTTTAATGTCGTCAATGCCGCGGCCCCAGTCTTTGATGATTATTACAACTCTGTTGTCATCAAAAAGCCTTACCTGCATCATAATCTTTCCGCTTGCCCCCGCGTATGCGTGGACTATGCAGTTTGTGACTGCCTCAGAAACCGCCGTTTTGATATCGGCAAGTTCGTCAAAGGTAGGGTCCAGCTGTGCGATAAGCGCCGCCGCGGCGACCCTTGCATACCCCTCGTTCACAGACTTTGACGGAAACTGAAGTTTGATCTCGTTTACACATCTCATACGTTTTTCCTCCCTAATCGATCTTTACATACTTGCCGGCGCCCGACATCTCAAGCATCTTTTTGATGCGTTTGTTGCAGTTTGTGACTTCAACCCTTCCGCCCAATGCGGAAACAGACTTATATCTTCCCATAATAAAACCAAAACCTGAGCTGTCCATGAATTCCACACCCTTAAAATTAAGTTCTACAACCTGCGGATGCTGTGAAGCAACCGCTTTATCGACCGCTTCGCGGACAGGCCCAATATTGTGGTGATCTATTTCGCCGTTTAAAACAACTGAAAGCCCGCCGCTGTTTTGCGTTAATTCGTATTTCAACCGGATTCCTCCTTTTTTTGCATAAAAAAAATAGCCTGTCATTTATTTAAAATGATAGGCTATTTTATATAAATTTTTTGTCATTTTATGGTATTGATATAATATTTTTTAACATATTTTCGGGCGTCACCAAGCAGATAAAGCGACCCGCAGATAAGAACTGCATCATGCTCTTCAGCATTGTCCAGCACCTTTTTGATCGCATTTTCGGTATCCTCATCAAAATAGGTGCGCTCGCAAAACTCATCCGCCGCCTGTGCCGCCATTTGAGGTGAAAGAGCACGCGGATTGCCAGGTGCAACCGCCATGAAAACATCGGCAAGGCTTGCGACTTTTTCGATGCATTTTTTATAGTCTTTGTCGCCCACCATACCCATTATCACATAAAGCCGCTCATAATCCGGCTTGACAAAACGCATCACAGCGTCGCTAAGTTTGCTTATCCCGTCTGGATTATGTCCCCCGTCAAACAGTACGACTGGCTTTTCTTTTACAATTTCAAGCCTCCCGGCAAACCGTGTCGAGGCAATGCCGCGGCGGATTTGATCGTCGCTTATTTTTACGCCCAGCCCCCGCAGGGCAAGTAGCGTTTCTATAGCGGTAACGCAGTTATTGACCTGGTGAGCCCCGGCAAGCGGACATGTCAAATTAAGACCCTTATATGAAAACTTAGTGCCTTTTATGCTCTCTTTTTTAACGGAAACTTCTTTTAATTCTGGAACTACTAGCCTGTTTTTCTTTTCATCGGCATATTTTTTAACAACGCCGACGACCTCGTCATCCTGAAGCGGATACATAACGGTTATCCCGTTATCCTTTATAATGCCGCACTTTTCGCCCGCAATTTTGGAAAGCGTGTCCCCCAAAAACTGCATATGGTCAAACGAAATTGAAGTAATTACACTTACAAGCGGCGTATCTATCACATTTGTGGAATCAAGCCTGCCACCCATTCCCACTTCAAGCACCACAAAGTCACATTGCTGCTCCACAAAATAGCAAAGCCCGACTGCGGTCACGATCTCAAATTCGCTTACAGGCGAAATG belongs to Bacillota bacterium and includes:
- the spoIIAB gene encoding anti-sigma F factor, translated to MRCVNEIKLQFPSKSVNEGYARVAAAALIAQLDPTFDELADIKTAVSEAVTNCIVHAYAGASGKIMMQVRLFDDNRVVIIIKDWGRGIDDIKKAMEPCYTTSAEEERSGMGFTIMETFMDKLRVTSKPGRGTRVVMEKYISNKNI
- a CDS encoding STAS domain-containing protein encodes the protein MKYELTQNSGGLSVVLNGEIDHHNIGPVREAVDKAVASQHPQVVELNFKGVEFMDSSGFGFIMGRYKSVSALGGRVEVTNCNKRIKKMLEMSGAGKYVKID
- a CDS encoding folylpolyglutamate synthase/dihydrofolate synthase family protein, translating into MNYQEALSYIHSRPRMSKKLGVDNIRAVLKRLDDPQKKLKFIHIAGTNGKGSTAAMTESVLHAAGYKTGLFISPFIDEFNERIQINRENISDGDLARITTYVSEAVQKAESEEDISPVSEFEIVTAVGLCYFVEQQCDFVVLEVGMGGRLDSTNVIDTPLVSVITSISFDHMQFLGDTLSKIAGEKCGIIKDNGITVMYPLQDDEVVGVVKKYADEKKNRLVVPELKEVSVKKESIKGTKFSYKGLNLTCPLAGAHQVNNCVTAIETLLALRGLGVKISDDQIRRGIASTRFAGRLEIVKEKPVVLFDGGHNPDGISKLSDAVMRFVKPDYERLYVIMGMVGDKDYKKCIEKVASLADVFMAVAPGNPRALSPQMAAQAADEFCERTYFDEDTENAIKKVLDNAEEHDAVLICGSLYLLGDARKYVKKYYINTIK